From the Excalfactoria chinensis isolate bCotChi1 chromosome 1, bCotChi1.hap2, whole genome shotgun sequence genome, one window contains:
- the CCDC90B gene encoding coiled-coil domain-containing protein 90B, mitochondrial isoform X2, with protein MVTQAQQEITLQQIMAHLDSIRKDMVILEKSEFANLRAENEKMKIELDQVKQQLMNETSKIQADSKLDINLERSRVTDMFTDQEKKLMEATTEFHKKDSNTNSIISEISNKIDTEIASLKTLMESNKLDTIRYLAASVFTCLAIALGFYRFWK; from the exons ATGGTTACCCAGGCTCAGCAG GAAATAACATTGCAGCAGATCATGGCACATTTGGACTCCATTCGAAAAGATATGGTCATCCTGGAGAAAAGTGAATTTGCAAACTTGAGAGCAGAGAATGAG aaaatgaaaattgaacTAGATCAAGTTAAACAGCAGTTAATG aaTGAAACCAGTAAAATCCAAGCCGACAGCAAGCTAGACATAAACCTAGAAAGGAGCAGAGTGACAGATATG TTTACAGATCAAGAGAAGAAGTTGATGGAAGCAACTACAGAGTTTCATAAAAAA GATTCAAATACCAACAGCATTATATCAGAGATCAGTAATAAAATTGACACTGAAATAGCTTCCTTAAAAACGCTCATGGAATCAAATAAACTCGATACGATACGTTACTTGGCAG CTTCGGTTTTCACTTGCTTAGCGATAGCACTGGGATTTTACAGGTTCTGGAAGTAG
- the CCDC90B gene encoding coiled-coil domain-containing protein 90B, mitochondrial isoform X1: protein MRGGGRGAPLLGLVGRAWQGPLSAWVPQPPRVLLSPVPRRGLAATLPRNSYDVRRVEITPPEQRKVTFDTHALVRDLEAHGFAKEQAETIVSALITLSNVSLETVYKDMVTQAQQEITLQQIMAHLDSIRKDMVILEKSEFANLRAENEKMKIELDQVKQQLMNETSKIQADSKLDINLERSRVTDMFTDQEKKLMEATTEFHKKDSNTNSIISEISNKIDTEIASLKTLMESNKLDTIRYLAASVFTCLAIALGFYRFWK from the exons ATGAGGGGCGGCGGACGGGGCGCCCCGCTCCTGGGGCTGGTCGGTCGCGCCTGGCAGGGCCCGCTCAGTGCCTGGGTACCGCAACCGCCTCGAGTGCTGCTGTCTCCGGTTCCTCGGAGAG GTCTTGCTGCCACACTCCCTAGGAACTCATATGATGTCAGAAGAGTTGAAATCACTCCCCCGGAGCAGAGGAAGGTAACTTTTGATACTCATGCCTTAGTGCGGGATCTGGAAGCCCACG GCTTTGCCAAAGAACAAGCAGAGACCATCGTGTCAGCATTAATAACCCTCTCAAATGTCAGCTTGGAGACAGTCTATAAGGACATGGTTACCCAGGCTCAGCAG GAAATAACATTGCAGCAGATCATGGCACATTTGGACTCCATTCGAAAAGATATGGTCATCCTGGAGAAAAGTGAATTTGCAAACTTGAGAGCAGAGAATGAG aaaatgaaaattgaacTAGATCAAGTTAAACAGCAGTTAATG aaTGAAACCAGTAAAATCCAAGCCGACAGCAAGCTAGACATAAACCTAGAAAGGAGCAGAGTGACAGATATG TTTACAGATCAAGAGAAGAAGTTGATGGAAGCAACTACAGAGTTTCATAAAAAA GATTCAAATACCAACAGCATTATATCAGAGATCAGTAATAAAATTGACACTGAAATAGCTTCCTTAAAAACGCTCATGGAATCAAATAAACTCGATACGATACGTTACTTGGCAG CTTCGGTTTTCACTTGCTTAGCGATAGCACTGGGATTTTACAGGTTCTGGAAGTAG